One stretch of Streptomyces sp. R21 DNA includes these proteins:
- a CDS encoding DUF402 domain-containing protein, producing MSVNSPETAATLDVVLVKAGRTKIRYPAELLADDGTRITVRAPWAGDGVRDFGFVRFEPGDVFTEYYWRDRWYAVKEVRDAEGVLKGWYCDITRPATVTGGELVVEDLDLDLWRSADGTAVLRLDEDEFEASGLSATDPQAAAAAQNALDTLERLAHEGDFEALVS from the coding sequence ATGTCCGTGAACTCACCTGAGACAGCTGCCACTTTGGACGTCGTCCTGGTCAAGGCGGGCCGTACGAAGATCCGTTATCCCGCCGAGCTGCTCGCCGACGACGGCACCCGGATCACCGTGCGCGCCCCGTGGGCGGGCGACGGGGTCCGCGACTTCGGCTTCGTGCGGTTCGAGCCCGGCGATGTCTTCACCGAGTACTACTGGCGCGACCGCTGGTACGCGGTGAAGGAGGTCCGCGATGCCGAGGGCGTACTGAAGGGCTGGTACTGCGACATTACCCGCCCGGCCACCGTCACCGGTGGCGAGCTGGTCGTCGAGGACCTCGACCTGGACCTGTGGCGCTCCGCCGACGGCACCGCCGTACTCCGGCTGGACGAGGACGAGTTCGAGGCGAGCGGCCTGTCCGCCACGGACCCGCAGGCCGCGGCCGCCGCACAGAACGCCCTCGACACCCTCGAACGCCTCGCCCACGAGGGCGACTTCGAGGCGCTGGTGTCCTAA
- a CDS encoding N-acetyltransferase family protein: MTVIIRDFRPDDRQDAEGFAHVRHLALPFMLHTPESVPYDVLHAHPDAHYQPLVAEADGEIIGTAQVGLAHDSPDPGQGYVNVYVHPERTRRGAGALLVATAERRLAALGATRLFAWVLDSPENRAFAEKHGYRPSRSAHFLRLDLANGTLPTLQELPADVELRKGSDFADDPRPLFLVDAETMADEPSDISHEFTDYEAWLEETWHHPLFSAELTSVAVVDGRPAAFSMARTDGSTRYGTVMTGTSRAHRGRGLAKLAKNDSLHRARAAGFTEAFTGNDDGNGPMLAINKWFGYEICATEVRHVRELT; the protein is encoded by the coding sequence ATGACTGTGATCATTCGCGACTTCCGCCCCGACGACCGGCAGGACGCCGAGGGCTTCGCCCATGTCCGGCACCTGGCTCTCCCCTTCATGCTGCACACACCGGAGTCCGTCCCCTACGACGTCCTCCACGCGCACCCCGACGCCCACTATCAGCCGCTGGTCGCCGAGGCCGACGGCGAGATCATCGGCACGGCGCAGGTGGGCCTCGCTCACGACAGCCCGGATCCGGGCCAGGGTTACGTCAACGTGTACGTGCACCCGGAGCGGACCCGCCGCGGCGCCGGCGCGCTCCTCGTCGCCACGGCCGAGCGACGGCTGGCCGCGCTCGGCGCGACCAGGCTCTTCGCCTGGGTCCTGGACTCGCCCGAAAACCGTGCCTTCGCCGAGAAGCACGGCTACCGTCCGAGCCGGTCCGCGCACTTCCTCCGTCTGGACCTGGCGAACGGCACCCTGCCGACCCTCCAGGAACTCCCGGCGGACGTGGAGCTGCGCAAGGGCTCGGACTTCGCGGACGACCCGCGCCCGCTGTTCCTCGTGGACGCGGAGACCATGGCCGACGAACCCAGCGACATCTCCCACGAGTTCACGGACTATGAGGCCTGGCTCGAGGAGACCTGGCACCACCCCCTGTTCAGCGCGGAGCTGACCTCGGTCGCGGTCGTCGACGGCCGGCCCGCCGCGTTCAGCATGGCCCGGACCGACGGCTCCACCCGCTACGGCACGGTGATGACAGGCACCTCACGCGCCCATCGCGGCCGCGGTCTCGCCAAGCTCGCCAAGAACGACTCCCTGCACCGCGCCCGCGCCGCCGGCTTCACCGAGGCCTTCACCGGCAACGACGACGGCAACGGGCCGATGCTGGCGATCAACAAATGGTTCGGCTACGAGATCTGCGCGACGGAGGTCCGCCATGTCCGTGAACTCACCTGA
- a CDS encoding GntR family transcriptional regulator, with translation MTLKIDIEEGAAPYEQVRAQISEQARSGALPVGYKLPTVRGLAEELGLAANTVAKAYRALEADGVIETRGRNGTFVAAAGSAAEREAANAAQGYAERVRRLGLSEADALAAVRDALRAAYGA, from the coding sequence GTGACGCTGAAGATCGACATCGAAGAGGGGGCCGCACCCTACGAGCAGGTGCGCGCCCAGATTTCCGAGCAGGCCCGGTCCGGCGCGCTGCCCGTCGGCTACAAGCTGCCCACGGTGCGGGGGCTGGCCGAGGAGCTGGGCCTCGCCGCGAACACGGTCGCCAAGGCGTACCGGGCGCTGGAGGCGGACGGGGTGATCGAGACGCGGGGGCGCAACGGAACGTTCGTGGCCGCCGCGGGGTCGGCCGCGGAGCGCGAGGCGGCCAACGCCGCGCAGGGCTACGCCGAGCGCGTGCGGCGCCTCGGGCTCAGCGAGGCCGACGCGCTCGCCGCCGTACGGGATGCCCTGCGGGCGGCTTACGGGGCCTAG
- a CDS encoding DUF5925 domain-containing protein — protein sequence MTDHGDMSANPHDALPIRLNVDDSDSPSDVVDALFLGRFATGEQPHSHAANIDRVRSGATLLPPGARVLRSARDDDRSATLAEGDGWTLLVSRWNRGADITVTATSPELAEKVLDQATDGAADEPEPQPENVTMGFWYVSPRRGPHRTTRQISAGTWDEVRANYTAPVAGAMDHLMKTTPEDIAGRLLLLHGPPGTGKTSALRTLARSWRDWCQVDCVLDPERLFSDVGYLMDIAIGEDDGTGKGRWRLLLLEDCDELIRGEAKHTAGQALSRLLNLTDGLLGQGRNVLVGVTTNEDLERLHPAVVRPGRCLARIEVGALTRHEAVNWLGTEEGVGREGATLAELYALRRGTTPTSVPDPREGADAGLYL from the coding sequence GTGACGGATCATGGCGACATGTCTGCGAACCCACACGACGCTCTGCCGATCCGGCTCAACGTCGACGACAGCGACTCACCGTCGGACGTCGTCGACGCGCTGTTCCTCGGCCGCTTCGCGACGGGCGAGCAGCCGCACTCGCACGCGGCGAACATCGACCGGGTACGGTCCGGGGCCACCCTGCTCCCGCCCGGCGCCCGCGTGCTGCGTTCGGCCCGCGACGACGACCGCAGCGCCACGCTCGCCGAGGGCGACGGCTGGACGCTGCTGGTCTCGCGCTGGAACCGCGGCGCCGACATCACGGTGACGGCCACCAGCCCCGAGCTGGCCGAGAAGGTCCTCGACCAGGCCACGGACGGCGCGGCGGACGAACCCGAACCGCAGCCGGAGAACGTCACGATGGGGTTCTGGTACGTCTCGCCGAGGCGCGGCCCGCACCGCACCACCCGCCAGATCTCCGCGGGTACGTGGGACGAGGTGCGGGCCAACTACACGGCACCGGTGGCCGGCGCGATGGACCACCTCATGAAGACGACCCCCGAGGACATCGCGGGCCGGCTCCTGCTGCTGCACGGCCCGCCGGGCACGGGCAAGACCTCGGCGCTGCGCACCCTCGCCCGCTCCTGGCGGGACTGGTGCCAGGTGGACTGCGTACTCGACCCGGAGCGGCTCTTCTCCGACGTCGGCTATCTGATGGACATCGCGATCGGCGAGGACGACGGCACGGGGAAGGGGCGTTGGCGGCTGCTCCTCCTCGAGGACTGCGACGAGCTGATCCGGGGCGAGGCCAAGCACACGGCGGGCCAGGCCCTGTCTCGGCTGCTCAACCTGACGGACGGTCTGCTGGGCCAGGGCCGCAACGTCCTCGTGGGCGTCACCACCAACGAGGACCTGGAACGCCTCCACCCCGCCGTCGTCCGCCCCGGCCGCTGCCTCGCCCGCATCGAGGTCGGCGCACTGACCCGGCACGAGGCGGTGAACTGGCTCGGCACGGAGGAGGGCGTCGGCCGCGAGGGCGCGACCCTGGCGGAGCTGTACGCACTGCGCCGAGGAACGACACCGACGTCGGTGCCGGACCCTCGGGAGGGGGCGGATGCGGGGTTGTATCTGTGA
- a CDS encoding xylan 1,4-beta-xylosidase — MGRHGWNSGALRWRLTALLGVGVAALALVVTLLNTLPGDGSSTAGTTRDGDKVHGTPVVPHGTPKPEVGWGFTHTQYSADEGSTAATERVEGLLKGQGLPQIQHIMGWGSDNPEPVKGRYDFEDMDRRIDFIRKSGGTPVVTLCCAPDWMKGGKAGADNTDWSQDSLEKAPDRAHYKDFAALAATVAKRYPDVRHFVVWNEFKGFWNNSEARWDYEGYTELYNLVYKALKKVDKDIMVGGPYLVMDSLDPRDGDASKTVKGPWGAMDQRILDAFDYWNKNKAGADFVVVDGSSYTNDDELLPDEFGATDKLTAVSQWVRAQTRDLPLWWAEYYVEPADGNDDRKGWSESHRVAVQASGMIAMVKGGASSGFYWNPEDEKGSGCAGCLWTPTSSGDGGKPLPMYDLISRFSKEFPPGTQYRTVSVAADDVPNVRVLATDKVVLVVNTLDRSISAKIDGKRFEMQAYGVKWLQR, encoded by the coding sequence ATGGGACGTCATGGGTGGAATTCGGGGGCACTGCGGTGGCGGCTCACCGCGCTGCTCGGCGTGGGGGTGGCCGCGCTGGCGCTGGTGGTGACGTTGCTCAACACCCTGCCCGGAGACGGTTCGAGCACCGCGGGCACGACCCGCGACGGCGACAAGGTGCACGGCACGCCGGTGGTGCCGCACGGAACGCCGAAACCCGAGGTGGGCTGGGGCTTCACCCACACCCAGTACAGCGCCGACGAGGGCAGCACCGCCGCGACCGAGCGCGTCGAGGGGCTGCTCAAGGGGCAGGGGCTGCCGCAGATCCAGCACATCATGGGCTGGGGCTCCGACAACCCCGAACCGGTCAAGGGGCGCTACGACTTCGAGGACATGGACCGCCGTATCGACTTCATCCGCAAGTCCGGCGGCACCCCGGTGGTCACCCTGTGCTGCGCGCCGGACTGGATGAAGGGCGGCAAGGCCGGCGCGGACAACACCGACTGGAGCCAGGACTCCCTGGAGAAGGCCCCGGACCGTGCGCACTACAAGGACTTCGCCGCGCTCGCCGCGACCGTCGCCAAGCGCTATCCGGACGTGCGCCACTTCGTCGTCTGGAACGAGTTCAAGGGCTTCTGGAACAACAGCGAGGCCCGCTGGGACTACGAGGGCTACACCGAGCTCTACAACCTGGTCTACAAGGCGCTCAAGAAGGTCGACAAGGACATCATGGTCGGCGGCCCTTACCTGGTCATGGACAGTCTCGACCCGAGGGACGGCGACGCCTCCAAGACCGTCAAGGGCCCCTGGGGCGCCATGGACCAGCGGATCCTGGACGCCTTCGACTACTGGAACAAGAACAAGGCCGGTGCCGACTTCGTCGTCGTGGACGGCTCCAGCTACACCAACGACGACGAGCTGCTGCCCGACGAGTTCGGCGCCACCGACAAACTCACCGCGGTCAGCCAGTGGGTGCGCGCACAGACCCGCGACCTGCCGCTGTGGTGGGCGGAGTACTACGTCGAGCCCGCCGACGGCAACGACGACCGCAAGGGCTGGTCCGAGAGTCATCGCGTCGCCGTCCAGGCCTCCGGAATGATCGCCATGGTCAAGGGCGGCGCCTCCTCCGGCTTCTACTGGAACCCGGAGGACGAGAAGGGCTCCGGCTGCGCGGGCTGCCTGTGGACGCCGACCTCGTCCGGCGACGGCGGAAAACCGCTTCCGATGTACGACCTGATCTCCCGCTTCAGCAAGGAGTTCCCGCCGGGCACGCAGTACCGGACGGTGTCGGTCGCCGCGGACGACGTGCCCAACGTCCGCGTGCTCGCCACCGACAAGGTCGTCCTGGTCGTGAACACCCTCGACCGGTCGATCAGCGCGAAGATCGACGGGAAACGGTTCGAGATGCAGGCGTACGGGGTGAAGTGGCTCCAGCGCTGA